GGCTCGCACCGGCCCGGCTCCCGCAGCCGCGGCGTCCTCGGCGCAGCCCGGCGATCTGGGTGAGCCGGCCAAGACCAGCCTGTTCCGCCAGCTGTCCACGATCGCCCGCCGGCAAGTCCGGCTGATCGTGTCCGACCGCGGCTACACCGCGTTCCTTCTGATGCTGCCGTTCATCATGGGCGTGCTGTCGCTGTCGGTGCCCGGCGATGTCGGGTTCGGTCTTCCTGTGCCGGCCGTCCAGGGCGGTGAGGCACCCAACGAACCGGGCCAGATTCTGGTGATGCTCAACGTCGGTGCGATCTTCATGGGCACCGCACTGACCATCCGGGCGCTGATCGGCGAGCAGGCGATCTTCCGTCGCGAGCAGGCGGTCGGCCTGTCGACGACGGCCTACCTGCTCGCCAAGATCGCGGTTTTCGCCGTGTTCGCGGTGCTCCAATCGGCCATCGTCACGGTGATCACGATCCTCGGAAAGGGCTGGGGCCCGGGCTCTGTCGACAGCGGGGCCTTCATCAGCGGCCGCAATCTGGAGTTGTTCATCGACATCTCCATGACGTGTGTGGCCTCGGCGATGGTGGGCCTGGCGCTGTCGGCACTGGCCCGCTCGGCCGAGCAGATCATGCCCCTGCTGGTGGTCACGGTGATGAGTCAGCTGGTCTTCTCCGGCGGCATGATCCCGGTGACCGACCGCGTGGTGCTCGATCAGTTGTCGTGGATCACCCCGGCCCGCTGGGGATTCGCGGCCTCTGCGTCGACCATCGATCTGACCCGCCTGGTGCCGCCGCCGCTGCTGCCCGCCGATTCGCACTGGAAGCACACCCCGACCGTGTGGCTGATCAACATCGGCATCCTGCTGCTGCTGTGCATCGTCTACACCGGGTTCGTGCGCTGGCGGATCCGCCTCAAGGCCGGCTGAGTTCCCTCTTTGTCACGCCAGAGTGTCGCTGGACGCCGGCAGTCACTCTGGCGTGACAAACGGTGCGCGACAGCGGTGAGTTCTACCCGCCGTGGACGTCGAGACCGTGAGCGGCCGAATAGGCCAGCGCCTGGCTGATGTCGATCTTGGCGCCCCGCAGTTTCGCGGTGGTCCAGAAGGTGGGGTCGACGCGGGCCCCGCGCAGGTCGGCCTCGTCGAGCTTCGCGTCCTGCACCCGCGCACCCGTCAGGTCCGCCTGCCGTAGCACCGCTTTGCGTAGGTCGACCCCGACCAGGCTGGCCTCCCTCAGGCGGCAGTCCGACAGGTCGACGCTGCGTAGATCGCAGCCGCCGAGCACGGCGAGGGTCAGATCCGATTCCACGATCTTGATCGGTCGGAGCCGGCACTCGGTGAACACCGAGCCGAGCAGACTGCAGTTGGTGAACTCGCTGTGCCAGAGCGTGGCGCGGCGAAATGTGCAGTTGCGGAACGCGGAGCCGAAATGCTGCGACTCGGACATGTCCACACCACTGAAGTCGCACTCGGTGAACACCACACGCTCGGTGCGCAACCGGCTCAGGTCTTCCTCACGAAAGTCGTGGCCGGTGAATTCCCGGTCCGCCCATGCGGTTTCGTCAGCTACCACGCCTCAGCCAGGCAACGCGGAGAGCGTGCTCAGCGAATACTCGGTGACCGCGATCAACGCGGCCTTGGCCGAGTTGCGGTCGCGGGCGTCCACGGCCACCACCGGGATGTGCTCCGGCAGCGCCAGGGCCTTGCGCACCGCCTGGGTGGGATGTTTTGGCGCGTCGTCGAACTCGTTGACCGCGACGATGAACGGCAGCTTACGGGCCTCGAAGAAGTCAACCGCGGCGAAGCTGTCCTGCAGCCTGCGCACGTCGACCAGGATGATCGCGCCGATCGCACCGCGCACCAGGTCGTCCCACATGAACCAGAACCGGCGCTGCCCGGGTGTACCGAACAGGTAGAGCACCAGGTCCTCGTCCAGGGTGATCCGGCCGAAGTCCATCGCGACCGTGGTGGTGCGCTTGTCCGGGGTGCCGTCCAATGCGTCGACGCCCTCAGACACGTTGGTGACCAACGCTTCTGTGCGCAGCGGCATGATCTCGGAGACCGCGCCGACGAATGTCGTCTTCCCTGCCCCGAACCCGCCAGAGATGACGATCTTCGTCGAGGCGGCCCCACGTCGGGGGGCGCCACCGGCGGAGGCCGAGCGGGGTTCAGAGTGCTCGTAGGCCACGCAGGGTCCTTCCAATCAATTCGCGGCGTTCGTCGAAGCTAGCCGAGTCATCGAGGGTGGCTTCCACCCGCAGATAACCCTGCGTCACCAGGTCCCCGATCAGCACGCGCGCCACGCCGAGCGGGAGGGATAAATGTGCGGCAATCTCGGCAACCGAAGGGCTGCCGGAGCACAACTCTACGATCTGTGCGCGCACATCGTGCCCAGTCCAACGCGGTTCGCGCGTCGTGTCGGTTTTTTGCACCGGCGCTTCCAGTGGAAGATGCACGCGCGAGTCGGTACGGCCGGCCGTCAGGGTGTACGGCCGCACCAAACTCGGTCGATCGGTGGGTTCTGGTTCGTCCACAGGCACCTCGCGAAGGCAGAAGGGGACAGAGGACTCAGGACGGCTGCGGCGTACGGCGCGAAGACTGCACCACCGCGCCGACCCGCTCGACCAAGATCGCCATCTCGTAGCCGACCTGCCCGATGTCACATGAGGGTGCGGTCAGCGTGGCCAGGTTGGAGCCGTCGCCCACCCGCATCAGCAGCAGGTAGCCGTTCTCCATCTCGACCACCGACTGCATCACGTGGCCACCGTTGAACAGCTGGGAGGCACCGGTGGCGAGGCTGGCAAGGCCAGAGGAGACCGCGGCGAGCTGGTCTGCCCGCTCGACCGGCATGTGTTCGCTGGCAGCCATCAGGAGTCCGTCGGCCGAAACGAGCACCGCGTGGGACACCCCGGAAACCTCGCGGGCGAACTTGGACACGAGCCAGTCCAGGGAGTCGCGCTGCGTCGGACGGGTCATTCGTTATCGGTTCCTCTGGTCTCACGGGCATGCGACCGTCCGGCATGCACGCCTCCGAAAAGGTTGCTGGTGCTCGTACGGACAGACTCGGGGTCACGCGGTTTGAACGCCGCGAACATGCCGCTGTCAGGTTCGTCTGCCGATGCTACCGTCTCGAAGCTGTCGTCGTTACGGTGCACGCCACCGTTGCGGTGACGGCCGTTGGACTCGCCTGCCACCCCCACAGCTGCAGCCACGCCACCGGGCACCAGGCGGGCGCCCGGCGTACGCATGGGTAGGCCTTCCTCGGTGTGCTGTTCGACGGGCGCATCCTGCGCGGCGGCCGCCACCGACCAGCCCTTCTCCCAGACCGTCTTCCAGTCCAGATCGGCGCTGCGCACGTGGGTCGTCGGGTCGATCTCGAATTCCGAGACCATCGATTGATAGATCGAATCGCCCTGGACCTCGGAGCCCTCGGAATCGGACGCGACGGGTTCGAACGTTTCCTCGGGTGCGTGATCGGCTTCTTGAGCCGCACCGTTGAGACCGTTGACGCCGTTCAGCCCGCTGTGCCCGTTCAGCCCGTTGTGGCCGTTCAGACCATTCAGACCGTTGAGGTCGCCGGCCCCGTTGACGCCGTTGATGCCGTACGCGGCGGCCTGTCCGCGAGATGCGAAGAACGACGAGGTGT
Above is a window of Mycolicibacterium boenickei DNA encoding:
- a CDS encoding roadblock/LC7 domain-containing protein yields the protein MTRPTQRDSLDWLVSKFAREVSGVSHAVLVSADGLLMAASEHMPVERADQLAAVSSGLASLATGASQLFNGGHVMQSVVEMENGYLLLMRVGDGSNLATLTAPSCDIGQVGYEMAILVERVGAVVQSSRRTPQPS
- a CDS encoding DUF742 domain-containing protein, whose translation is MDEPEPTDRPSLVRPYTLTAGRTDSRVHLPLEAPVQKTDTTREPRWTGHDVRAQIVELCSGSPSVAEIAAHLSLPLGVARVLIGDLVTQGYLRVEATLDDSASFDERRELIGRTLRGLRAL
- a CDS encoding GTP-binding protein is translated as MAYEHSEPRSASAGGAPRRGAASTKIVISGGFGAGKTTFVGAVSEIMPLRTEALVTNVSEGVDALDGTPDKRTTTVAMDFGRITLDEDLVLYLFGTPGQRRFWFMWDDLVRGAIGAIILVDVRRLQDSFAAVDFFEARKLPFIVAVNEFDDAPKHPTQAVRKALALPEHIPVVAVDARDRNSAKAALIAVTEYSLSTLSALPG
- a CDS encoding pentapeptide repeat-containing protein, yielding MVADETAWADREFTGHDFREEDLSRLRTERVVFTECDFSGVDMSESQHFGSAFRNCTFRRATLWHSEFTNCSLLGSVFTECRLRPIKIVESDLTLAVLGGCDLRSVDLSDCRLREASLVGVDLRKAVLRQADLTGARVQDAKLDEADLRGARVDPTFWTTAKLRGAKIDISQALAYSAAHGLDVHGG